AATGGTATCGTTGAAGTTACCGTTTGCGTCTGTTCCAACGATCGGATTGTTGAAGTCGAGCTCGAGCAAGTGAGAGCTGGTCAACTGACGTGCCAATACCCATAAGTTTACTGGCGCTACACTCCAGAAACGGTCAACACGTTGCTCGTACTCGAATCCGACGATAATGCTGTGGTTCTTGATATCCGCAGAACCTGAACCAACCACGCGGAACTGATTGTTGTCCGTAAAGTTGTAACCATTCCACTGACGTCCGGTATTGAACCAAAGTGAGTAGTTGCTGGGCGGACGCTGTCCGTTCAAGAGTGCTCCCTGACCTTGAGCATCGAAGATACTGTTCACGTCTCCGTTCACGAAGTCCCAGTATTGCTCGGTGTAGTTAGTAGCATTCGGGTTCTTGTCTCCCGGCTCAAAGGTTACCAAAGTGTCTACGATGTTGGTTTGCAACCATCCGGTCAAACCAGAAACCGTATCCAGTCCATAAGTAAAGGTCGGCGCCTGAAGGCGATCGAACTTACCGATGTATCCGTAATCCCACAGGTTCTCATAGTGACTGTCGTCTTGAGTTAGACGATATGCCTCACTGTAATCTACCTGCAAAGAGTAGAATGCGTTTTTCACGTTGTTCGCAGCAGACTCGTCTGCTGAATCCACAAAACGCTGTAGGAAACGGGCAAATACCCTCCAGTCGCGGTTGCGGAATTCCGGATTGTTCACCGGGTTTAACAACGAGTAGTTGTACTGCCAAGTCTGTCCCTTAGCCCAGTTAAAAGTTCCACCGAACTTGAGGTTCGTGGTCTTACTGGTCTTGAGGTCGAACTTCGCCGAGAAACGAAGGTCTTGACGTTGGTTGTTTTGTTTCCAGTCGATGTTCTCCAAATCACTCATTCGAAGGAACTCCGAGTTACGAAGCACACCACCACCGAAACCGGCTGGGCGATAGGGTTGCTGCTCCAATGAATAGAGCAAGTCGTCGTTAACTTTCCATGTTCCGATCGCGGATGGACTCGGATCTCGTTGGTACTGGTACTCACCAGCAATAAAGAATCCGAACAATGGCGAACCATCACTTCGACGTGCCAGAGGTCCTGATAGGTTGAAACCTAACAACGATTGGTCGTATTCGTCGAATATTGATGACGTGTTCACCTCCAATCCGCCAAGGTACTTGTTCGAAGGGCCGCGAGTGGTCATACTGATGATACCCCCTGTAGCATCTCCGTACTGTGCAGGAAGTCCACCCGTAATAATGGTCAACTGGTCAATGGCCGTTTGAGGAATGGTAGTAGCACCGCGAACCTTGATACCGTCGATGTATACGTCCGTAGCGTCACTACGCGAACCGCGTACGTTGATACCCGAACCGTCATCTTGCTGGTATATCCCGGCGTAAGTCGATGCAATAGAATTAACGTCACGCTGAGGCAATTTCTGGATATCATCTCCGGTGGATGTCTTACCCTGTTTATCGGGGTCGATAAGCGGGATCGTATATGCGATCACTTCGACTCCGATTAGGACTTCGTTTTCCTCCGTCAAACCACCATTAAGCGTGGTAGTCTTGTTTGGAGAAATAATTACACCGCTGAACGGCTGAGTCCGGTAACCGATAAAAGAGATCTCAACCTCATAGCGTCCCGGATCGAGCGGCTTAATCACGTACCGACCGTCATAGTCAGTTGTGGTACCGTCAACCGGTTCTCCATTCAGCTTCACCACCACGTTAGCCAGCGGCACCGGATCTCCGGTTTGCTTGTCGGTTACCTGTCCCCTAAGCTCACCCGGGCGTTGCTGCCCGAATGCCGCGAAGAGTGTCCCAATAAATAAGACAGTGAGTAGTTTTCGTAGCATAACCAATCGTTTAAGTTAACCTAATGTTTAGATTTCGTAAATATAAAAACAATAAAATCGGACAGGCAAATATAATGTTTGCCATAAATCACAATTTCGAGTCGCCTCGAATAGGCCTCGATCCGGATGTTTCGTAAGGAATGCACGCTTTGCACTATCTTGCGCAAAACGCCGTTAGGAGTAAGTGCGATGAAAATACCAAAAACCATTCAATTGTTCACTCTATTAGTCCTAATTTCTGTTTTCGGCCTCGCGGCCGGATGCGGGAAATCGGTCGAAGGAGGAGTCCCCAACGTGGCCGTGAACATTACCATATATCCCTCACAGCCAGAGTACTTCGACCTTCAAATACCCGGTGGATGGGTGTACGTTGCGGGCGGTTATAGAGGCCTTATTATATACAGGTATTCAGAAAACGAATTTCACGCCTACGACCGCGCTTGCCCTATTCACTACGATCAAACGTGTGGACGAATCGATGTGGACTCCACGAACAACGTGCTGGCCACTTGTCCGTGCGACTCGGCCGTATGGAGCATCATCGATGGTGGACCCGTTTCTGCCTCTCTCCCACTCCGCGAGTACAATACCTACTACGATGGAAACCGCCTCGATATCATCAATTGAGGCACCTCCAAAAAGAAAAGGCGTCCCCTTTCCGGAAGCGCCTTTTAAAAATCACAGTTCTAGATCGGCCCGTAGGGCCATATCTTAGTATCGGTAATACTCCGGCTTGAACGGTCCGGCTACTTCGACACCGATGTACTCGGCCTGATCAGGACGTAGGGTATCCAACTCCACGCCGATCTTCTTGAGGTGCAAGGCTGCTACTTTCTCATCCAAGTGCTTCGGCAAGGTGTACACCTTATTCTCGTAGCGGTCTTTGTATTGCCACAACTCGATTTGAGCCAATACTTGATTGGTAAAGCTGTTACTCATTACGAAGCTAGGGTGACCAGTAGCACAACCCAAGTTCACCAAACGGCCCTCGGCCAAAAGAATGATGTCTTTTCCGTCGAGGTTGTACTTATCGACCTGAGGCTTGATCTGAGCGCGCTCGGCATTGCCCTTCAACCACGCTACATCGATCTCGTTATCGAAGTGCCCGATGTTACATACGATCGTTTTATCGTTCATCAAACGAAAGTGCTCCTCGGAGATGATGTCTTTGTTACCCGTTGCCGTAACCACGATATCGGCGCGTGGAATGGCATTCACCATTTTCTTCACTTCGAAACCGTCCATGGCGGCCTGCAAAGCACAGATCGGATCGATCTCGGTAACGATAACGCGAGCTCCGGCTCCGCGCAATGAAGCTGCGGTACCTTTTCCAACGTCTCCATAACCACCAACTACGGCTACTTTTCCGGCCAGCATAACATCCGTGGCACGGCGAATAGCGTCTACAGCCGATTCTTTACATCCGAACTTGTTGTCGAATTTCGACTTGGTCACCGAGTCGTTCACATTGATCGCCGGCATAGGCAAGGTGCCTTTGGCCATGCGCTCATATAAACGGTGAACCCCTGTGGTCGTTTCTTCAGACAATCCGTTGATCCCTTCAACCAATTCCGGATAGCGATCCAATACCATATTAGTAAGGTCACCTCCATCGTCGAGGATCATGTTCAACGGTTGGCCGCCTTCGAAGGCGGTGAGCGTTTGTTCGATACACCAATCGAACTCCTCTTCGGCTTGACCTTTCCACGCAAAAACAGGAACTCCTGCTTTGGCGATGGTCGCAGCGGCGTGATCCTGCGTGCTGAAGATGTTACAGCTCGACCAAGTAACATCGGCGCCCAACTCAACGAGGGTCTCGATCAATACAGCCGTTTGAACCGTCATGTGCAAGCAACCCGCAATGCGAGCTCCTTTTAACGGCTTGCTTTGGCCGTACTCCTCGCGGAGCGACATAAGACCCGGCATTTCTGCCTCGGCCAACTCAATTTCCATTCGCCCCCATTCGGCCAAGGAGATATCTTTTACCTTGTAATTCAATTGCTCTTGAGTAGATGCGCTCATGCCTTATTTTTTAAATCTGTGCAAAGGTACTCAATAGGTTGACAAAAACGAAAGTCAAAACCTTAGGAGTCTTTGCAATGGGTTGAACATTAATTCTATCTTTGAAATTCACGTAAAACTGCCATGGAATCCAAAGTACTCAAGCACTTCGATAAGCGTCGGCAAACCAAACGCAAACAACTTGCCGTGTTGGTAGACCCCGATAAATCGACTCCCGAGTCATTGGCGGAAATCGGTTCACTCGTACACAAAGCATCAGTAGAACACATTTTTGTGGGCGGTAGTTTACTTACGAGTGGGGAAATGGATGTTACCTTGACGATCTTGCGCGAACATTGCGAAGCACATTTGACCATTTTTCCCGGTAGCATCAATCAAATCAGCTCCAAAGCCGACGCGCTGTTTCTGCTGAGCCTGATCAGCGGTCGCAATGCAGACCTTTTAATAGGAAAGCACGTAGAAGCTGCCCCATCGCTCCGCAGGAGCAAATTGGAATTGATTCCAACCGGGTACATGCTCGTGGATGGAGGTCAACCGACCACCGCGAGTTACATGAGCAACACCTTCCCCATTCCGCGCGATAAAGAAGAGATCGCCATGAGCACGGCAATTGCCGGTGAAATGCTGGGTTTGCGCTGCATCTATCTCGATGCCGGCTCCGGAGCCTTGCACCCCGTACCGGAGCCGATGATTGAATGCATCCAGGGTGCGGTCGACATTCCGGTGATCGTAGGCGGGGGCATGCGCACTGCGAGTGATGTAGCAGCGGCCTTTACGGCCGGAGCCGATGTAGCGGTGGTAGGCAACGCCTTTGAGCACAACCCCGAGCTTATTCTTTCAATGGCCGAAACGGCCCAGCAATTTGCCTGACCCATGCAAGCTATTGTCGACGTAAGCCTGTATCCACTGGCGAACGATTTTATTCCCCATATCGATACCTTT
This sequence is a window from Flavobacteriales bacterium. Protein-coding genes within it:
- a CDS encoding geranylgeranylglyceryl/heptaprenylglyceryl phosphate synthase, with protein sequence MESKVLKHFDKRRQTKRKQLAVLVDPDKSTPESLAEIGSLVHKASVEHIFVGGSLLTSGEMDVTLTILREHCEAHLTIFPGSINQISSKADALFLLSLISGRNADLLIGKHVEAAPSLRRSKLELIPTGYMLVDGGQPTTASYMSNTFPIPRDKEEIAMSTAIAGEMLGLRCIYLDAGSGALHPVPEPMIECIQGAVDIPVIVGGGMRTASDVAAAFTAGADVAVVGNAFEHNPELILSMAETAQQFA
- a CDS encoding TonB-dependent receptor; this encodes MLRKLLTVLFIGTLFAAFGQQRPGELRGQVTDKQTGDPVPLANVVVKLNGEPVDGTTTDYDGRYVIKPLDPGRYEVEISFIGYRTQPFSGVIISPNKTTTLNGGLTEENEVLIGVEVIAYTIPLIDPDKQGKTSTGDDIQKLPQRDVNSIASTYAGIYQQDDGSGINVRGSRSDATDVYIDGIKVRGATTIPQTAIDQLTIITGGLPAQYGDATGGIISMTTRGPSNKYLGGLEVNTSSIFDEYDQSLLGFNLSGPLARRSDGSPLFGFFIAGEYQYQRDPSPSAIGTWKVNDDLLYSLEQQPYRPAGFGGGVLRNSEFLRMSDLENIDWKQNNQRQDLRFSAKFDLKTSKTTNLKFGGTFNWAKGQTWQYNYSLLNPVNNPEFRNRDWRVFARFLQRFVDSADESAANNVKNAFYSLQVDYSEAYRLTQDDSHYENLWDYGYIGKFDRLQAPTFTYGLDTVSGLTGWLQTNIVDTLVTFEPGDKNPNATNYTEQYWDFVNGDVNSIFDAQGQGALLNGQRPPSNYSLWFNTGRQWNGYNFTDNNQFRVVGSGSADIKNHSIIVGFEYEQRVDRFWSVAPVNLWVLARQLTSSHLLELDFNNPIVGTDANGNFNDTITYNRLYNGAAQSYFDQQLRQSLGYAIDDVNFINTDALNPNQMDIEYFSPDELLNNGNALVAYAGYDAHGNKLDGPVIFEDFFSETDDNGNLKRQIDAFRPIYIAGYIQDKFQFKDLVFNIGVRVDRFDANQKVLVDQYSLFPTISAQEMLQEGVLGVDALPQNIGDDYVVYVNDLTEPARVVGYRDGSQWYDAYGNQIADPISIAQSTTTGRITPYLEDPDNTNLATDLTAESFEDYTPQVNVMPRISFNFPISDQALFFAHYDILTQRPNRFIRFDPTDYLYLEATQGNVLNNPDLRPERTIDYEVGFKQTLSKRSALTLSAFYRELRDMIQATQINYAYPVNYTTFGNLDFGTVKGFSVSYDLRRTGNVSMNFNYTLQFADGSGSNATTGLNLAQQGQPNLRVIQPLDFDQRHTLVAVVDYRFSSGKDYNGPTWFGADVFENAGANFTFRAGSGTPYTRQQNVLQSASFGINQRPILKGSINGSRLPWQFRIDMRLNKQVNLKWGGKEEGGKQKTATMNVYLDVQNLLNSLNVINVYRYTGNPDDDGFLSSAEAQVLIVQQTDSQSFQDLYGVKVNSPSNYSLPRRMRLGVLLSF
- a CDS encoding adenosylhomocysteinase, with translation MSASTQEQLNYKVKDISLAEWGRMEIELAEAEMPGLMSLREEYGQSKPLKGARIAGCLHMTVQTAVLIETLVELGADVTWSSCNIFSTQDHAAATIAKAGVPVFAWKGQAEEEFDWCIEQTLTAFEGGQPLNMILDDGGDLTNMVLDRYPELVEGINGLSEETTTGVHRLYERMAKGTLPMPAINVNDSVTKSKFDNKFGCKESAVDAIRRATDVMLAGKVAVVGGYGDVGKGTAASLRGAGARVIVTEIDPICALQAAMDGFEVKKMVNAIPRADIVVTATGNKDIISEEHFRLMNDKTIVCNIGHFDNEIDVAWLKGNAERAQIKPQVDKYNLDGKDIILLAEGRLVNLGCATGHPSFVMSNSFTNQVLAQIELWQYKDRYENKVYTLPKHLDEKVAALHLKKIGVELDTLRPDQAEYIGVEVAGPFKPEYYRY